TCGGATTAAATCTGTCGAACGTGAATTTGTCGCAATCCGACAAGGTACTAATCGTTTTCTTGATCACGCTCAAAGCGATCCTACGATCTTGCTGGCCGACCTGAGACAAGGAGAAATTGTCAGCGCTTCGCGTAACTTGGAGGGGACCTATATCATGCGTCTGTTCGCGGAATTTGAAACGGGGGCAAGGCAGTTCTGGGATGAGACATGGGGAACGGAAATAAAGACATTCAACTTATTTGAAGGGTTGGCCGCGCGCCGCGGGATTCCTGATACGGATCGAATTAATGGGCATCTCGTTCGCGATTACCGGAACAGCTTAGTGCACGAACGCGACGAACAACCTGATCCACTTTCGATTGCCTTGGCACGCAGATATCTTTGCACCTTTTTCAGCTATCTGCCCGTCGAATGGTGATTCGCTTTTCAATCAATGCATACTTGGGCGATGTGAAACTTGTTCAGGTGTCTTTTTTGATAGAAGCAAAAAGCAGCAAGGAAAGAGTCGGATCAACCAAACCGTGGGATCCGAGTGTCGATAGGCCGAACGCGCCTAGGAAGGCGTGATCTGAACACTGCTCGACATCAAAAAATGCTGCACTTCATAGTGTATATGGGTTGAGCCGCAGAAGCGGGTGACGTTTCATGTCGCTCAGCGCAAGATAGTCTCAGATTTCCGCAAATACACAGCGGGTTTCGAGATCGAGTTTACCGTACAAGTGGTGGCGACACTTAAGTGTCGCGCCAATTTAATCTCGAAGGCATTCTTACTGTATAGTTCATCTTGGGTGAAAGTCAAAGCGGGGAAGAGGGCATTGCTTTTCCCTCCACATCCAGCATGACCTGGCGCATGATCATTGGGGGATCACCAGGCCGTGAGTCCAATTGCGGATAGGACTATTGTTCTGCTGCCGATGTCATCAAGATCGAGTCGGCTTGCTGGGGCCGCTGCTGTCACCGTTGGCCGGGTGGAGTCGTTCAAAGCTGTTCATTTCGAGACGTCCGCCTGGCGACGAGATCACCGTCTCTTGCTGCTGATCGCTGAGCGCGAGGTGGATCTTTTTGAGCAATGTCTTGCGGTGAATCGGCTTCGATTGATAGTCGGTGCAGCCGACATCCATACAGCGCTGGCGATCTTCCTCCATCGCTTGCGCCGTCAACGCGATAATCGGCACTTGGTAGCCAAGACCACGCAGCTTTTGGGTCGCGGTATAGCCGTCCATGATCGGCATTTGCATATCCATGAGGATCACGTCGTAGGGCAGGGCGACTTCCTCCGCGATTTCCATTCTCTCCAGGGCTTCGACGCCGTTGGTCGCCAACGTCACTTTGGCGCCGGCTCTTTCTAGAATGGTGCGGATTAGCAATTGTGCGTCGCGGCTATCTTCGACCAGCAGCACGTTCGCGTCGATCCGCGGCGGCATGTCCAACGACGGCTGCGAAAGGCTCTTCAGGCATTGGTCGATCGACTCGACAAACGGGATTCCTTCGATGTCGCCAACCGGAACAGAGAGTGTAAACGCCGAACCTTTTCCCAGCGTACTTTCGACGATCAACGTTCCGCCAAGCAGTTCGGCCAGGCGCCGGCTGATGGGGAGTCCGAGGCCAGCGCCTCCGAACGAACGCGATGTCGTACTGTCTCCTTGAACAAACGGCTCGAAAATGTGTTCCAACTTGTCGGGAGGAACGCCTGGTCCGGTATCCTCGACACGGACGCGCAACATCCGCCGGCCGACGTCGCCAAATGTGGAGGAAAGCTCCAGAGTGATGCCCCCTTTCTCGGTGAACTTCAGCGCGTTACCAACCAGGTTCAGCAAGATTTGCCGCAAGCGGAGCGCATCGGTCTCGATTTGGGCCGGTATCGGCGTTTTGCAACGGACTGAAAGGTGGAGCCGTCTCGCCGCGGCGCGCTTCTTCAAAATGCCGGTGACTTCCTTGGCGATTCGTCCTGGTGAGCAAAGTTCGGTTTGGATCTCGGTGCGCCCTGCTTCGATCCTTGATAGATCGAGCACGTCGTCGATCAAGCCAAGCAAGTGCTCGCCGTTGCGTAGGATCGTATTGAGCGTTTCGTTGCGCTCTTCGATTGAGCCGTAGTCAGGCGACTCCAGCAAGTTTTCGGTAAAGCCCAGAATCGCCGTCATCGGCGTGCGCAGTTCATGACTCATCGTCGCCAGGAAACGACTCTTCGCCAGATTGGCCGACTCGGCGCGGTGTTGTGCGGCTAGCAATTCGTCGTGCGAATGGACAATTTTCCAGGACATCGCGTTAAATTGCCGAACAACGTCATTCAGTTCGTCGTGACATTCGTCGTCGACTTGCAGTCCGAACTCGCCGTCGCCGATTCTTTTGGCGGCGTGCGACAGCCGCGCGATTCGCGCTCGCAATCGATTGCCGACCAGCCAACTAATTCCCAGCACGATGGTCGCCAACAGCAACGCGACGCCAAAGATGTTCCAGCGCAAACGGGTCAGCGGCGCCATCAGCGAGTCCTCGGCTTGATCGACGACCGCCTCCCAGCCGAGTCCCATGTATTTTCCGGAGCCGCGGCTTTCGGCGGCGATCGACAAGATGCGCGTTCCGTCCTCGCTGGCGTATTCATAAACACGCTGCGTTGGTCCAAACGATGTGAAGGTCAGGCCTGTGAGCGGTGAGATTTGATCAAGCGGAGTCCGCGCACTGTAGGCGGAATGGTAGATGTATTTCTTTTCAGCGTCGATCAATGAAATGTTGAGCACCGAATCTTGCTTCGCGCTTTGCTCAATCACATCGACGATTTCATGAATCGAGATCACCGTTTTCAACACGCCCAAAAAATCGCCTTGGGAGTCATCGATTCGCAAGCAAAGACTGATCGCGTACTCTTGGGCGCTTTCGTCATAGGCGACGCTATCGACATAGACCCCTTCTTTTTCCGCCGAGCGCCACCATTGCTCGTCGTTTTGGCGATAGTCGGACGTGCGGTTCGTTTCGGCGACATTGGCTCCGTATCGATTCGTCAAGAAGACTTCGCCATATTCGGCGGCGCCATATTCGTCATTGAGCAGCGATACCTGACGCGCGAGTTCTTGCGACAAGGGGAGCGCGCCAATTTCGGTAGAAAGCTGGGAGACGGCGGGATCGTTCGACCGCCACTGTTGATCGCGCTCGTCGATCGTCGCCTGAATGTCGGGCAACTTCGCAAACTCGGCGTTGGAATCATGCAGCGCTTGCCGGATCTGCGGCGATTCAGAGTAGGCTCTCCACTGCGCGATCCTGGTATGCACCATCCGATCGATCTCGTCGATTACGGATTGCGCATGCCCAGCCGAACGACTGATGATGACGTTGCGGAGCACCTCCGAGGCCTGGCGACTCGCGAGATAGCCGACCAACAGCATACTGATCATTAAGATGATCAGTAACGAATAAAACTTCGTCGTAAGCTTCATGTGCGTTGCCCCTACGCAATAACTTCGCTTTCAACGGAAAGAATAGGTCAGTCGTTCCGTGGTGCGGTGACTTAATCGAGAGGAATTCGATTCCATGATCCGACGCTTTTCGTCTTGAAAGCTCAGGGGCCGAATTTTTGGGCGACTCCTCGCATCTGGTTCGTTTTATCGGGATGCCCCGATGATTCGGGGCCAGCAAGTTAAGCGGATTTCCAGGGTATTTTGTTGGAACGGATCTGGACAGTTTGGACCGATCCTAGCGCCGACCCGTTCTCGTCTGGCTGACTTTGCAGTGATATACTGTTCGCTTTCCCTCCGTCCCTGCCGGCAATGTCCCAACCGAGGCTTGTGCGCGATGTCGATTACCCAGTTCATGGAACGCCACTACCGTCATTTTAACGCTCGAGAAATGCTCGATGCGGCGAAATCTTATAAATCTTTCGTCGAAAATGGCGGGAAGATGATGGTTACACTGGCCGGCGCAATGAGTACCGCCGAGCTTGGCGTTTCATTGGCCGAAATGATCCGCCAGGGTAAAGTGCACGCGATCAGTTGCACCGCCGCTAATCTGGAAGAAGACGTCTTCAATTTGGTGGCTCATAATGAGTACAAGCTGGCCACCAACTATCGCGACCTTTCGCCCGAGGCGGAACGCGATCTACGTGATGCAGGATTCAATCGCGTTACCGACACCTGTATCCCGGAGACGGTCGTTCGTCATCTTGAGCGTCTGCTTACCGAGCTCTGGATCGAAGCGGGCGAAAAGGGAGAGCAGCATTCGCCGGTCGACTATTTCCGGATGCTCTTTGACGCGAACGCGCTGGAGCCTTACTACCAGATACCGGTCGAAGACTCGTGGTTGAAAGCGGCGTTTGACGCCAAGATCCCGATCTACGTTCCTGGCTACGAAGATTCGACCATGGGGAACATCTTCGCGGCTCGCGTGATTGAAGGAAAAGTGAAGTCGCACAACGTGCTGAAGCCCGGCACCGCCCAGATGCAAGAGTTGGTCGAGTGGTATCTGGCCAATCAGAAGGATCATCCGATCGGCTTTTATCAAATCGGCGGCGGCATCGCCGGCGATTTCGCGATTTGCGCCGTTCCCCTGATCATTCAAGATCTTGAGTTGGATGTCAGCTACTGGAGCTACTTCTGCCAAATTTCAGACTCAACCACGTCGTTCGGTTCGTACAGTGGCGCGGTGCCGAATGAAAAGATCACTTGGAACAAGCTCGATGTCCATACCGACAAGTTCATGATCAACTCCGACGCGTCGATCGTCGCGCCGATGATGTTCGCCTACGTGCTGGGGCAATAGCGCGCAGCACGTGTCGGCAGTAACGGCGTTCAAGGCATAGACCTCTTCATGGTGTGCCTCATGGTGAAGACTTGTCGCTAGTTAGGCGAATGCAGCGAGAGACGCTGTCGCCGTTTCGCGATGTCGACTATTCCCACGTTAGTTTCGTAGCGCGAATCCCGTTCAGCTCCGGGTTAAGTGCGAACACGTAGTATTCTCCGTTGTGCAGAACGATTTCAGGAGCCGCCACCGGCATGCGGGCAACCAAAAAGCGTTCGTCCTGATTGATTCCAAAATAGTTGGGATCATCCGAGTGGTACAAGGTCGAGATTTGATCCTTGCCGTACTTCTGAGTTCTCAACAGGTAGTAATGACCGTCGCGCTCGAATACGAAAGGACATTCCGCTGAATAGGCGGTCGTATCGGTCAGTCCCCCAAAAGCGACAACCACCGAATCTGTCCACGTTTTGAAATCACGCGTCTTGCGAAGATAGACGGCTCCTTGGCGATTCTTTTGAGAAATCGAGGGAGTTACGGAAGGGTTGGCCGTGTAGTATCCATGCCAGCCGTTGGCGACGGGAAGCAGCATCACGTCGCGAGCAAATCCCTCTTTCCCTTCAGAGAACATGCCTGTTTTGCCGTTGGGCTGAACGACACGCTGAAAATTCTTGCCATCCTCGCTGGTCGCGTGACAAATGTTGTTCCAATCGCCATAGAACATGTGGTACGTCTTCCCGACGAGAACGACATGGGGAGCTTGGAGTCCTCCTTCCGTTTCTCCAACTTCTGGATCGGCCTGCATCGCGATTCCCTGGGGCTCCCAATTGGTCGCTGTCGGCGACTTTCCTTCCCAGCGATAGAAGACTCGCGTCTTGCCGCCGCAGGTCGTCTTGCGGATGCAAGACCAGAGTTGCCATGTGCCGTCAGCCGCTTGCCAGACGGCGAAGTCAACCGGCTGCTGTTTGGGGGAACTGATCGCACCCAAGTCGGGGTTTCCAGCAATCGGCCACCAATCCTCCTGGATCACGGGCTGGGGAAACTCGTCTGCCGAAAGGTATTCGCAGGGCAGGATTGCGCAAAGCAGCGCGGTCGTGTATATGGCTGTGCGTAGCATGATAGAAGTGACTCTCCAATAAAGTGGTAATACCATCACGGGTGACTGGAAGGATCACGTTAAAGCGGATTTGCGTCGAAATCAAGTGTTTTACTCGGCTCTGTCCACTGTTTTTTTGGGTTTTCTCTTGACATTTGTGAGCGACAGGCTCAAGATGATCCTCGTTTGGTATATCCAAACATGGCATGATTCTCGTCATTCTTCTGCTGAGGTACCTCCCATGCTGCATGATTCTTTTGCCCGGAGTTCTCTTTTCTCGGTTCGACTTTTTAAGAAGATCTTTGGCTCAGCGCCCATTGCGAGTCGCGACCGTCAAGGGTTCACGCTCGTTGAGTTGTTGGTCGTTATCGCGATCATCGGCGTATTGATCGCACTGTTGCTGCCTGCGGTGCAGCAGGCGCGAGAGGCGGCTCGTCGCCTTCAATGCAACAACAACCTCAAGCAATGGGGACTAGCCCTGCACAACTATCACGACACGCATGGCGTCTTTCCTCCGCGTGCCGGCGGAACAGGGACCTATTCGCCTACCAGCGTTTCGAATACGAATCGCACGCGTTTAAGCGGGTTCGTCTCTCTTCTCCCATTTATTGAGCAGCCGGCGCTGTGGGATTCGATCTATGGAGGCACGCCTAGTATGGGAGAAAATCCCTGGAGGGCGAGCTTCACTCCCTTTACGGCAAACCTTGTCGCATTGCGTTGTCCCAGCGATTCGTTTGATCCTGACGCGAGCTCAATCGGCCAATCAAACTACACCTTTTGCGGCGGTGACTCCAACGCGTACATGCGCGTGGATGATGACCCGACTGGGAGTAGTCCCCGCGGAGTCTTCGGTCACGAGACCCATATTGGGTTTCGTGACATTACCGACGGCACGAGCAATACCATTCTCATGTCAGAACTTGTGCGGCCGATATCGCCCCACACGAAAGGTTATGGGAATGCGCCCACCGACAATCCTCATGGACAAGCGCCGCTGAATTGCTTAGCCGCTTACGATCGAACGACGAAGACCTATTCGGCTACGATTGAAAGCGCTCCAGGTAGCGGGACCGGCGGAAGGTTTCCGGGGGCTCGTTGGACCGATGGCGCCGCCAGGTATACCGGATTTAATACGATTTTGCCTCCCAACGGGCCAAGCTGCGGTCGAGGCGGCGCTCATCAATACGGCGGCATTTACACTGCTTCCAGTCGACACCCCGGCGGCGTACTTGTCTTGATGGGAGATGGTTCGGCGCATTTTGTCAGCGAAACGATCGATACCGGCGACCTGGGATATTCCGCCGAAGTGACCTCGGGGGCGAGTCCATATGGCGTATGGGGTGCGCTGGGATCGAAGTCCGGGGGCGAAGTCTCTCAAAACTTTTAGCGATCGTCTCAGGCGGATCTCGAATGATGCAGCGCAGCGTTTCGCAGCGTGACGACCAGCACTTTCTAGCATGAGGTCTGGGTAAATAGATACTGCGATGCGGCAGGCCTTTGTCTTGCGGCAATTTTGTCCTGATATCAATGGGAGCGATGTTCATGTTTTCTCAGAATAGTCCGTGGATCATCTTGTTCTTTTTATCCGCGGCTGGTTGCTCGTCACGCGTTGATAAGTGGGTTCAGGCCAGGCCAGAGGTCTTTCCTACTTCGGGAGTGGTGATGTTTGATGGGAAGCCTCTGGCGGAAGCTCTGGTAACATTTCATTCCGACGAATCGAACGTTTCCAGTTATGCGAAGACGGATGAAACTGGAAAATTTCAGTTGACGACGTTTGAACCCAACGATGGCGTCGTCGCCGGGCGCCATCACGTGTGCGTGACAAAATACAAGGAGCCAGCCGTTTCGCAAGTTCCGGTGGAATTGCGATCGGCTCCGATTCCGGCGCCAAATTTGATTCCCATGCGGTATGGGGACCCAGATAAGTCCGAATTAACGGCGAACGTGGCGTCCAACGGGGAAAATCATTTCGTCTATCGTCTGGACAAGTAATAGAAGTTCTTCCTCTCTATTTTCTCGACCAGAGAGCTACTTGGAGATTTCGATTTTATGAGTTCCGAGCCACCGCAAATGTCCCGCGCCGAATGGGTCAAAGAGCAGATGCTAGAAAACATTCGGTCGCGTCGCTGGCCAATCGGCGCGGCGATTCCAAGCGAACGATCGCTCGTCGAGACTTTCGGGGTCAGCCGTCTTCCCATTCGTGAAGCCTTGTCTTATCTCGAGGCGTTGGGCGTGCTCGATATTGGGCATGGCCGCCGTCCCACCGTAAAAAAGATTGACGCAGGGACGCTTGGACAGCTGTTTCCGTTGATGATCTCGCTGGAAGGTCAGCAGTCGTTTCAGCAGATCTTTGAAGTGCGAACCGCCCTAGAAGGGCAAACGGCGTATCTGGCGGCGCTGCGCCGAACGCGTGACGATGCGCGGCGACTCTATGAACTTGCTGACAAGTTTGCCGCAGAAGTCGAATCGGAAGATGTAAACGCTGTCGAAACCGACCTAGAGTTTCATGTGCAAATCGCTACGGCTTGTAAGAACCCGCTGATGTCCCTTTTGCTTCACACGCTCACTCGAGTGGTGCAATTCGGCCAGATTCAAAGTTGCAAAAATGATTTGGTCCGACACCGACGGGCCGCTCAGTCGCACGAGCAGATCGCGGATGCGATCTTTCATCAAGACGCTGAAAGAGCTCGTGTGGAAATGCTGGCCCATTTGCATTACAGCGCCAGTCGAATCGTTTCGCGGGATCAAAATGGCGATCTCGGCGAGTAATGCCTGCCTCCGCTTCCCCTTTGGCTGAGCCATTGGGGAAGATCATGGGAGACTTTGCATGGAATGCGGTCTCCACCCATCCCTGCGGTGGAATTCCGATGCAGCAACGACGGCTAACCGATCAGCATGGCCGCTTTGCTAAGGCGTTCCATCGCTTTCGCGACGGCTTCGGTAGCGATTTTCTCGAGCATTTCTCCATCCGGAGCCGGCATCGCTTCGCCATCCTTGCGCATCGTCAACTTGCCGTTGTGCAACATGTCTTTGAGGCCGTTGCGAATCTCGTGATGCGTTTTCTCGCCGTCGATCATTGTGACGATATGTCGCGTCAGGTCATCTAGCTTGATGATCTCGTGCCGTGCGTTCGTCAAGCGATCGACGCTGGCGGCTTGTAGTCGGGCGACGCCAGAGATTTTCGGTTTGACCGAAATCTCTTTGGTGAATCGATTGGGAGTGTACGACAATTCGACCACGCCGCCGACCGCCAAGTGAATGATATTGTTCGCCATTGCGCG
The nucleotide sequence above comes from Blastopirellula sp. J2-11. Encoded proteins:
- a CDS encoding ATP-binding protein, coding for MKLTTKFYSLLIILMISMLLVGYLASRQASEVLRNVIISRSAGHAQSVIDEIDRMVHTRIAQWRAYSESPQIRQALHDSNAEFAKLPDIQATIDERDQQWRSNDPAVSQLSTEIGALPLSQELARQVSLLNDEYGAAEYGEVFLTNRYGANVAETNRTSDYRQNDEQWWRSAEKEGVYVDSVAYDESAQEYAISLCLRIDDSQGDFLGVLKTVISIHEIVDVIEQSAKQDSVLNISLIDAEKKYIYHSAYSARTPLDQISPLTGLTFTSFGPTQRVYEYASEDGTRILSIAAESRGSGKYMGLGWEAVVDQAEDSLMAPLTRLRWNIFGVALLLATIVLGISWLVGNRLRARIARLSHAAKRIGDGEFGLQVDDECHDELNDVVRQFNAMSWKIVHSHDELLAAQHRAESANLAKSRFLATMSHELRTPMTAILGFTENLLESPDYGSIEERNETLNTILRNGEHLLGLIDDVLDLSRIEAGRTEIQTELCSPGRIAKEVTGILKKRAAARRLHLSVRCKTPIPAQIETDALRLRQILLNLVGNALKFTEKGGITLELSSTFGDVGRRMLRVRVEDTGPGVPPDKLEHIFEPFVQGDSTTSRSFGGAGLGLPISRRLAELLGGTLIVESTLGKGSAFTLSVPVGDIEGIPFVESIDQCLKSLSQPSLDMPPRIDANVLLVEDSRDAQLLIRTILERAGAKVTLATNGVEALERMEIAEEVALPYDVILMDMQMPIMDGYTATQKLRGLGYQVPIIALTAQAMEEDRQRCMDVGCTDYQSKPIHRKTLLKKIHLALSDQQQETVISSPGGRLEMNSFERLHPANGDSSGPSKPTRS
- a CDS encoding deoxyhypusine synthase family protein gives rise to the protein MLDAAKSYKSFVENGGKMMVTLAGAMSTAELGVSLAEMIRQGKVHAISCTAANLEEDVFNLVAHNEYKLATNYRDLSPEAERDLRDAGFNRVTDTCIPETVVRHLERLLTELWIEAGEKGEQHSPVDYFRMLFDANALEPYYQIPVEDSWLKAAFDAKIPIYVPGYEDSTMGNIFAARVIEGKVKSHNVLKPGTAQMQELVEWYLANQKDHPIGFYQIGGGIAGDFAICAVPLIIQDLELDVSYWSYFCQISDSTTSFGSYSGAVPNEKITWNKLDVHTDKFMINSDASIVAPMMFAYVLGQ
- a CDS encoding DUF1559 domain-containing protein, producing MLHDSFARSSLFSVRLFKKIFGSAPIASRDRQGFTLVELLVVIAIIGVLIALLLPAVQQAREAARRLQCNNNLKQWGLALHNYHDTHGVFPPRAGGTGTYSPTSVSNTNRTRLSGFVSLLPFIEQPALWDSIYGGTPSMGENPWRASFTPFTANLVALRCPSDSFDPDASSIGQSNYTFCGGDSNAYMRVDDDPTGSSPRGVFGHETHIGFRDITDGTSNTILMSELVRPISPHTKGYGNAPTDNPHGQAPLNCLAAYDRTTKTYSATIESAPGSGTGGRFPGARWTDGAARYTGFNTILPPNGPSCGRGGAHQYGGIYTASSRHPGGVLVLMGDGSAHFVSETIDTGDLGYSAEVTSGASPYGVWGALGSKSGGEVSQNF
- a CDS encoding carboxypeptidase-like regulatory domain-containing protein, with the protein product MFSQNSPWIILFFLSAAGCSSRVDKWVQARPEVFPTSGVVMFDGKPLAEALVTFHSDESNVSSYAKTDETGKFQLTTFEPNDGVVAGRHHVCVTKYKEPAVSQVPVELRSAPIPAPNLIPMRYGDPDKSELTANVASNGENHFVYRLDK
- a CDS encoding FadR/GntR family transcriptional regulator, which translates into the protein MSRAEWVKEQMLENIRSRRWPIGAAIPSERSLVETFGVSRLPIREALSYLEALGVLDIGHGRRPTVKKIDAGTLGQLFPLMISLEGQQSFQQIFEVRTALEGQTAYLAALRRTRDDARRLYELADKFAAEVESEDVNAVETDLEFHVQIATACKNPLMSLLLHTLTRVVQFGQIQSCKNDLVRHRRAAQSHEQIADAIFHQDAERARVEMLAHLHYSASRIVSRDQNGDLGE